From the genome of Seriola aureovittata isolate HTS-2021-v1 ecotype China chromosome 18, ASM2101889v1, whole genome shotgun sequence:
ATCAAATGCCTGCAACGGAATTTGTTCTAGAAAAAGTGACACCATATtagtgatgaaaaatgaaaaatttgttTCTTAAACAAATGTCAAACCTAATTTCTAAATGACAAACATCCTGTAAAGAAGCACTCAAACACTTTCATCATCCCTTACTCCGTGACACCCCGGGCTCTCTTAAAACTCTGGATCTAATGCCTCTGATTTCCTTTAATTTGCAAGATCAGCTCAGATGTCACTTAAACAGACTTTAAATTGAGTCCTTggcattttatttatgtgtttgctttaaagtttcattttagtGGTTTGtgcttcataaaaacattactcAGGTCAGAAGCATTATTAATGATGTTCTTTCAATTTTCAGCTGGAGACCCATTTAATCACAGCTCCCCTAATGGACAGTGATGGGACGTTTAATCTGAGAAGCTTTTGAAGCTGCCCCAGGGGAGCTCCTTACTCCTTCGCTTTCTGTTCACTCccttcctgttttcctctctctctctttctacctctCTTTACATCTCTCTCATCCATCACTCACCTTGTCTGAGTAGATGGACATGCGGGTGGTGAGCCCCACCACAGGGATGCGGTAGAAGCCTGCGGTGTAGGAGACAGGCGTTGGAGTGAGGTGGTCATTGGACTGAGGAGGGTGACTCACCAGGATAGCAtagacctgcagagacacagaagaagaacactTTGTCATTCTGGCTCTGGCGTTAAGACAGAGTGTTGATACCAGTCGTAGGACAAAGACTTAGAggcattcattttaaacataccacagcctttctttctttctatttgtattttatgcacagtttttgtaattttaccTGGCTctataaacacatttcaacatTAACTCATTAACataatatatttacaataaCATGGGAAGGAATACAAATCTAAATTCTTACATTGCAATCTTCAAGGAGCCACAACAGTAAGACGCAAAATGTATGAAACAGTTCTGGCCTGCCTGCGCATACTGCAGGAAACAATACACTCAACCCAACTCTGTTAGGTTTGTTAACGCCAAAACACCACCTTTGTTATGCTCGCTTATAAAAATGGCTATGTGATGTTTACGTTATAAAAAGTTCATTTAAGGATGttgtagaaaaacatgtttcagcaTCAAGATTTCATCAGTTGACGCTGAGTAACCTGCTACAGGGGCCTGGAGAAAAAGTGAGACAGGGATCCCTTTAGGTCCTGTGGTTACAAGttgaataaatgcaaatatatttaCCCCTTTcatttatagtttatatttacaATCAATGGAATTAATAAAGACAAATTGCCCCACTGAATCTTGCCTGCTTTCTTTGGATGGTGGTTAAGCCTTGgctgaaacatttgtttttctatctACCTAAGATGAATTAAACTTGTGTGTACTTTAAATACAGTATAGTATTTGACGGGTGTAACTGCTGGCCTACAATGTTGTATAACAggttaaaaataacatttgtgaACAGTGAACGTCTTTATAAGTTGTAGTCGGGAACAAACTCATGTAtaacagagaaggagaagagcaaagacatcttttcctctcatcaCTGTGTGGGCTGACGGACTAATGTTAATTTATGGCTGTTTGGTTTAGTCTTATTCCTGCATTAAATACACCAAAGCCGACCAATCgctctggtaaaaaaaaaaaaaaaaaaaaaaaaaaaactgaagctgtgTGTGCCTCTCTCAAAGATGTGAAGGAAGGGGAATGAAGTTGGCATGGCTGTGCAAGGCATGGATTATTGGATATGAGCGGTCCGTATGGTTGGGTCAAAAATGAGGTCTATTTTCCAAGGACTGCTCCCAGGCATCTACTCCTCCATCTGCCACAGACTTTCCCTCTCAGTGACTGTTCTCGCCTACAAGCCAGCCTCATCTGAAGAAACCTTCCATACACTTTTCTGTCTACATTAGGTTTGATTGTGTCTCATTTACAAAAGGTGCCTGTGTGTAGTGAACTGAACCATTGTTGGTGTAATCTGCACAGCCTCAACGGGTGGACTGCACGCTCATGTTTGCAGAGGACTAGATGCGACAGTATTATTCTACAAGCCTGTATCAATTATTGTCATTACAGTAAGCAGAGGACCAAGGACATGAAAGCAGCGCTGAagctgtgggtgtgtttttttgcaTGAAGCTTAAttatgtgtgtgggaggaatAGGAGGGAGAGCAAGGCACCTCAACATGATGTGACATAATGTTGGCGCTTTTGAAAAGCCATGTAGAGCATCACATGAGAGGATGGTCGGTGCATTTGAGTGTGCGTCAGTGTTTTATTAACTCTCAAaggtgcatacacacacacacacacacagacacacacactcaccatgcATTACTTATGACATATGTTTTGGTTGTCGGATCTGCAGCACATATGGTATCAATTTTTACGCTTGTGTGGCTGACAAAACTCTTCCCTTGAAAATCTGCATCCAAGCACTGTTTTAATCTCACTGCAGcataacagttttttttttcctccatgttaCTACTGCATCATATAATGCAAACTGCAGCTGAGTGAGTGATCAACGCCTATAGGCAAACACGCACAAATTGCTTGCTCAAACCGTCCACGGCCATGTCAGCCCCCTGATGCCAAAATGTTATCATGCAACGCACCATTGAAGTTGTCAATTGTGAATGACGTATTGCACATTTTCACTCCTCACTGGTTCCGTTGCAGTTCACTGGATCTGCAGATGTGTGTCCTGAAATGCACAGTTGCCCTCTCATCTGAGACATGCCCCAAACCAAAGCCTATTTTTGGATGTCTGTAAAGCAGATGGGTCTGTGGGGAGTTGATGGGATTTGAACCACACAAAGTGGATTAATTTGTGGTTTAAGTGTAGTGTTGATGCCAAATTGGACAAAGGGCAGGCCTGTAATAATATACTGGCTGCTCTCTGTTGGTGTTTTCATACATgtgattatactgtatgttcacgcTGAGTGGACCAACAGACAACTGTTTTGTCTGGACACAAGGCTGATGACGGTTTAGTCATGGCAACCAATCTGGTCTAATACGCACTTCAGTGGCTCTTGCGTGAGAAAACATCTGTTTATGACATGCAAATGTTTCCTCAATGGACCAACTTTCTATAGAAAAGCAGGGGGATTTCCAAACTGTTGTTCCTCCAGAACACCCTGATGCAGCGAAACATTTCACCCTGAAGTGGAAGTATGCGTGGGTCATATGTGGCTGGTGTTTTGAGCTGTGATTCATTGATGAATGAAGCAGTAGTGTGATGTTTCCTACCTGACTGGAGATGAGGTCCTCGCAGACGGAGAGAGCCATCTGGATGGCGTTGGGCTTATGCGTTACGGAGATGGCGGTCAGCTTGAATTTGTCCCTGCCGTAGACCTGGTTGGCCTGGGTCACGGCATCTTTGAAGACCTGCTCGTATCTCTTCTGGCTCAGGACGGCCCCGATGTTCACGATCTTCGGCTCGCAGCCGGCCCGCGCGCAGGAGCACGAGAAGAGCACCGCCAGCAGAAACAGACGCATCGTGTGGACCAACAAACAGCACAGCGCAGCCCGGTAGCTTTTCTCCCCGGTGGCGGGTCGGCTCGACCAGCTTCTGGACAGCAGCACGGCTCAGCCAGCTGAATGCACGACTGCAGAGACCAGATCCAGGTGGGCGTTATGAGCGAGGGAGTGCGGCCaaaagagggaagaggaaggcTGGAAAAAATAGGTGGGTTTATGTGCAATGCGGAGGAATGTGCATTATCATATTAGGGGCAGGCTGTTAACCAGAAATGTCTAAACCGCATtgtccacctttttttttcttgctctcctCTGCAGAATTGCTCACACCTCCCCGTGGTCTTGAGAGAAGAGTTGAAGCATTGTCCCCGCTTCCAGGCGGCTTCCTCTCCGGGGCGTGTATCGCTTCCTCCGGCTGCTGCTCCCTGCGCTCTGTGCGGACTTGATCACACTGATACGTCGCTGGCTGGTCGCTCCGGGCTGAGCGGCTGCTGTCCTTGGTGCTGACAGCTGTGCATGCGCGCCGTGCTGGTAGTGCGCGCTCCCGCCGTATCGGCTCCCCAGTCACAGGGTTTTGCGCGTTggcgtgctgctgctgctgctgctgctgctgctgctgacgaTGCTGGAGCAGAAGATGCTcgtatgaaaaataaatgtacttacttgttcaaaatacattaaatcaCCATGttattcataataaaacatgaaagaCAAGATCGTTGATGGAAGCATGCAGCGTCAGGTTGCATATCTGCAGGTCATGAACAGGCTGCAACATCAATTCCGATTAATATGTAGGCTTTGTTAATGCGTGTGGTTTGAAATGAGAACCAGATGATTATGAGATTTTCCTCTTAAATAGCCTGATTGCACAAGAGCAGATCGAGGGGAGGAGGGAACGATGTTTATTCTAACCTAGAGGGCTTCAGGTCATAGTTGATCCACGGACACGGGCTTCCATGCGAGTTATTTTCCTCCAAACTGGAAGGGGAGTCTGATTTGTCGTGCAGCTGACAGCGTAGAGTGGACCGACCCCATTGGACAGCTCATTAATCATGCAGGATGTCAGTGTCATCCGTCTTTCCAGCCGTCACACTTCAACACGCAGCGGTCTTGTGTCTTAAAACAATCGGGGACAGGGAGGAAAAATCATCTAAACTGTGGTGTGGTTGTTGTGTAATATCTGACCCCGCGCTTTGGATCGTTCAAGTTACTGTTGGGAGCATCCTTGCACCTAGATACATGAGCAGAATCAACCTCCTGGTTACCTAggaaacaagattttttttttattttttacaatacacacgcacacgcgaGCACACAAAAGGGGATCTTCACTGGGAGGAAATATTTTGTGGCAAGCCGACAGTGAGTTTATTCACCACAGCAGGAAACGTCGAAATGCATCAGCTAAACCAAATGGGTAAGCACATAGAAATGAAAAGATTGTCAGCTAATCAAACAGCCGCAtatcatttaaatttgattattaatagctacacaaacattcatatttttccCGGAGGGGCTTTGGCCCTGAGCCTCGGTGTGTCTATTCCAAGTATTAAACAATTCCTgcaattgtaaaaaaaaaaaaaaggtgttttgaaAATGAGGCCAGAATAAAATCATTGAACAGTGTTGTGAATTATAAATCACACAAcactggtgtctgtgtgttgcagtgagCTGATGAATTAATCACAAGGCTGAAGAAATCAACATTcatcagctgctggctgtgtgCTTTCACAACGAGCTGGTCTCAAATaagattaagtttttttttttcttcaattttcaTAACTTAAAATaaggaaaatgtaaattatgtgcTGTGTTAAAGGGGATGTTTAATCTCATTTCAACATATTTGAACATGTTATTTCCACTTGCaactttaaaaagaagaaaaggttcGCTTCCTGGCTTGTTTTCAACCACATCACACAGTCTAAGCAGATGAAGTTTGCTCACAATAGATGTTTACAGACTATTGTACAACTTATGAAaagctttttgtgtgttttttaagcCAAAGATATAGAGAGAATTTTCTTAAATCCTTCAGTTTACATGAAACCTAAAAAATCACCACATGAAAGTCCATGATTTACTGAATagttacaaaatataaaaaataagataaaaaggTACAGGAAGAAAACATCCCTATGACAATATTTTTGGTGTTTATAGGAGTATAAGGCATAAACCTGTCAAGAACAGAGAATTAGTATGATTTATGGAAATGCTGAAGTAGTTTGATTGATCAGGTGTGGTTGGCTTTCAGGATCTGGGTACACGGTGTCTCTCTGTTGCTAAGCTTGGATGGATCCACTCTCAAAAGCGCTTTTTTTCATTGAGGCAAATAAGTTTAAATtgaaacataacaaaatactcTGCCTCCAAAATGCCAGCCGCATAGACAGGAGGAGACAAGTCCCTGTCACGATCACACcactgaaaataactgaaaatataaTGGTGTTGAACAGAACACCTAATGATTACCCTCTCAGCCTCGTGTGACTGCTGCAGCCAGTTTGTATAAAGCTCACCACTTACTGGATGGCCCTGACGGCGTGAAGGCCTCTTATTAAATGAGGTTATGAAGGCGTCCTCGACCTCTCTTCCATCCCACTCAGTCACTACTCACAACATCAATACAGCTGGACCAATCTGCTCTGCAGCCATTATATAATAAGTTTTCTTGTTTGCTGCTGGAGCAACACAACAGAGTCCTATAAAGACTCCCTAGCTCAGTGAGACTAATgcacaaaaataatcacaggCAGCCGAGCACACACAGATCATTGTAGGCTTTTAAACCAaagtatacacacatacacactaatccacacagagacacaaacactcttGAGTTCACACTTAGAGCCGTCCACCCACACAGAAGGAATAGACGCATACACCACCCACACAGTCCTCTGCAAGGCTAGGAGAGGGATGTTTGAGTATGTAtgtgtttccatgttttttaggttaataacaatataacaacTTTTCATTAGATTAACACATCAGGTAATTATCATCACGCTTTACATTTggtttaaatttatttattttctttttagggACTGTAAGgcaaacataaatacagacattttaatgtcaaaatgtaCAATGGATCAACTGTAGATATAATTTTAACAATTCACAAATATAACTGAATACTCGAAAAAGATAGGCTAATATTGTTAGTTATATAATTAAGATCGAGTATAAAAAGAAATTGAATAGTTTTAGAGTTGTCCTTTAACCTCCAATCAGTTAGTttaaagaaaaaccaaacaagtTGTAAGtaagtaaaactaaaattagCTAATGTCACACTTGTCATCCAAGCATGCCAACAAGCTAAAGGTAAAAAAGTCAGCTAGCTTCACCACTCATACATTCACAGACACAAGTGTTAACATCAGTGGAGCAGATGGGAGCGCTATGAAGCTAGCTAGcttaatgaaaaatgattttattcataAAACTAAACCAACCTTTGCAGTTAACAGTAATCATCTACACACTGTGTAGCCTATTGCTATAGTCCTTTGCTACATATGCATTTCACTATAGAAACTACCTTAACAGTTGTTTCTCAAACATGCCGACAAGCTAAAGGTAACAAAGTTAGCTAGCTACACCAGTCAGATGGTCACAGACACATCAGTGTTTAACATCAGTGGAGGGCTATGAGGTTAGCTGGCTCAACTGCAAACATAGCTCAACACAGTGAGCAGCTTTCACGGCTAGCTACCTTAATGAAGATAATTTTGTTCTTAAAACTACACCAGCCGGAGTATCTTTATCATCTGTGATCAAACATGTCTTCGTATCATTATGATTTGAAAGAACATTTTTACCAAAGATAAAAGCAGACTGAAGTAATttcacttcatgtttttatcattttaaatagtCAAAAGTGCCTTTGATCAAAGAATTACCTATGTATTAAACATAAAGTGGGCGCGAAGGGGAGGGTAGAACAGACGGAGCCATGTCATACATGAACTCCTACACGCTTTAGCGCTTAGCATGACAGCAGCGCGTTTGTCGGCAAACTGTGTGTCATTTGCTGTGACCTGAACATGTGCATGTCGAATGGTGCAAAGACGTGTACCATAAAGGATGTGTGAGGGTCAGTTTAATGCAGCAATTCGAGCAGCATTTTGCATCGAGCTATTGTCTCTAGTTGTTGGACGCCTGTAACATGGAGCTCAGATTTTCTGATGGAGGCAGGGAGCAAAACAGGCCATGCTCTGCCAGTGCTTTGACATGAACGGAGCCGATTAGGTCTTGGAAATGGATTGCCTCAATGAGTCATCTGCAGATGGATGGCTGCCTATCTGATGTGTTTCTCATGTAGTGTGAAGTCCTTGCATAAATTATAGATGTGTGAGGCCCCTCAGTGCTCGCTCGCTTGCCTGTCCCAATGCTGAGCTGAAGTATTCATGCTGCGAGAACACAAAGCCTCTTCCGGATTTTACTCCCAGCATCCTGCAAAGCCTTGTGGGGGGGCTGCAGGCCGATCTATATGGATCAATTTCTCATCTCACATTAGAGAGGACTAATTCACATTCCAAATCTGTGCTTCAGTAATTGACAGTCGACTGAGTCAGGAGAGAACTAGGATTTGATCTCAGGAAAACGGGCACACACGTCATTACAGAGGATTTAAAGACCCACCATCCTGCTCTTCTTCAAAGTTACACAATGTCTGATATAGATGCAAAGTAGTTCTACATCAGTTTGCTCAGGAAAGTGGGCATCAGTATTTTTCTAAGGAATGCAAGTAATGTATTTTCTAATTATCTATTTGAGAATCATGTTTTGGCGGTTACCTTTGCTTCATTATTGGTCGTTTACACAGTCAACCAATGATACTGGGAACCTAAAGTATTGACTTTATAAAAACATcctatttttataattatttttttggccatttgagggcagcagaggaagccaacaaacaacatattatgacctttaaaaTGATtgttggggttatttgacgtggggttgtgtaTCTATAGTCATTGTGTTActtgcagtagattcagattaGCAGGCTCCAAGTTTGGAGAGGCATTAGGAACCACTGGCACAGACGCTGAGTGATGTATTGCTGCTACACTGCCGCGGCCACTTTAACACTTGTGCGTAGTAATACGGTAGTTCAATGGTTGCAAAAATTTTGTCCCAAAGGAAAGAGCTATTTGACAccaagatgaagatgatgaaaatatttaagtACACACTTCAACAAAtcttttttctgtgggcatttttttttttttttttttttaaagaggaaaagacaCATTGATTTGATAACATATGCCAGAGAAGCATGGAGAAAATGTCTGAAGAGGCGGTGACATGACAGGTTCCTGGATGGATTTGAACTGGGGATTTTGCCATTGTGTGGAGTGCATCTTGGGCACTGCATGCCTCAGTGCTGAACctgaaataattttaaaaaggctGACACATTCTTCACATAGCCACACATTTGATTGAACAGAAATCTAGTCTATATgagtatttatgtatatataataaatagCAGAGATACACAGCACCAAACTTAAAAGGTAAACGTGCATAattaagaaaacagaacaaaaagaaacaagtaGAGGGTTGGTTGGTTTAAGCTTTCATCattgctttctgtctctcttttgaaTGAATAACATGGATATAGAGGATTAAATCGTAGGGCCAAGTCTCCTTCATGTGCAGTATGAAAGGAGATAAAGCTGGGTTTTTGTTGCTAAGAATatgcagcagtaacagcagAGAGCATCCAGGCTGTTCTGATGAGAAGTAGGTCAATACAAGACCCAGAAAGATGTGAGGAGTTTTCATCCAAAGTCAAACCCCCATTATGTGTTGCACCAAATCCTACAAAGTTGTAACGAacttcaaagaagaaaaaagtcagaGGTTGACAAACTGATGAGAGACTGGATCCTTTAAAGTTTAGAGATGTGTTAGAAATAATGTTAGATGAATTACTTTTTTCAAGACAGTTGCaacattcacaaacaaattCATGTGCTCCTGCAAATCATACTGTTGAGGAGTCAGTTTTGCTTTGGCAAATCCAAACTTTTTCCAAATCTATAATATCAACAGTAAAACACTGCTATACAGTGTGTAGTCAGAAATAACTCCGAAGCTGTGTTAGGTTATGTGAAATGAAAGATAATAAAGTGGGTTAATAAAACAACTGAAGAACAAGTGACATTTGAAATTTGACATTTCCCCAAATGTCACCTGCTGTATCTGCGATGGTATTAAAACAGCAGGCCGCTTATTCATAGCAATAAGTCAGACAACTGAAATCCTTCCAATGATGAGTTTAGCCATTACCCAAAAGTATGGACTGCATTATAGCAGGAACAGCCATGTACAGGAAACAGCCCAGCAGCAccaggaagagcagcaggagagcagTGACGGAGAAATAGAGGGAGTGTTGCCGCATCAGCCTCAGTCCTCCGATGAGGCAGGACGGGTAGACGCAGCATCCACATATGTTTCTGTGCGTGTGCGCCTCCAGCTGCCTCTCCAGAGCGAAGCAGCACGACGGTGATGTAGGGACGGCCTGAAGTTCAGGGCCGGGACTGGTGATGAGGGAGGGAGCAGGCTCACAGACACTGTGAAAGTAGGactcctcctgcagcctcctGATCTCCCACTGTGGGAAGGGGGTGGTCTGTCGACAGAAGGGGCACTGCAGCCGGCCCGGGTCCTTGGCCCTCTTCATGATGCCGGCTATACAGCGGTGGCACAGTGTGTGGTTGCAGTGGAGCAAGGTGACGCGGTGATCCTCATGTGAGTCGAACAGCTCGCTGCAGATGGGGCATTCGTGCCAACTGCTGTCACTGAACACGCTCCCGACACTTCCAGTGCAGCCGGGCTGATCCCTGCCAGCCGATTCCAGCTCTTGTGGAACAGATGTCTTTTGGTCAGCACCATCTGTCGTTGTTTGCGTGTCTGCTTTGTGATTCTCATCACGGTTGTCCTGATGTTTGTGCTGAAGCAGAGGCTGCATGACTGAGTCGCTCTCATCTTCTTGCTTTTCCGCTCCCCTTGTCGTGTATGAAACTCTGACGGTGACTTCTTCCAGTGTAACAACTACTTCCTCCTCAGTGTCGAGGAATTCTGACTCAGCCATCCTTcgtaatgaaaaatatttttccttcttttcctgtttgttggaTTGATTTAACGCAGCCCTAACACAAGCTCAGTATGTTTCCTCATTACAGCAGGTCTGCTTTCTTCCTTGACAAAACTAAACTGAGCTAATTGTTGAGGTAATGCTTCAGTATAACAAAGGTAACACAGTTCTCTCCCACCATAAACCCAGATAAGATAAGCACATTCACAGATAAGGAGTGCTAAGCAATAATCTGAGCCTTAGAGAAGTGCCACAGGCCAAGTAGaacagtgaacattttactgtcacGCTCAATTTAACACACTAACAAATTCAGTGCAATGGAAAGCTTTTGCCAGTTCAGACATGCATGAGCAAACACATTACAGCTGAGAAGACTTATTCTgcatatttatataaacattacatttgtaGATTAGCCAGTTACggaaatgcattttaatatcGAGAGGAACTCATCCCGCTATTCACAGGACGTATTGTGCTTTCCAACATTCCTGGTTATTTGCTTTGAAAtgtgtcctctctcttctaCGACCACCTGACGGTCTAatggaaattaaaatgtaatgtcaagcAGTcccacacaaaatgaaaatgattgctTTTATAGTTCCGTCATCTCTTCGAGAGGACACAGTAGCATTTAATAAAGCCTCACAGCACTGAAGTCGGTGATTAAATCAGTAACCAGTTGATAATGTGCAccaggagaaaataaacaaagagaaatgtaatgtttaaacTGCACGTCCGTCTGACAAAATATTAAGAGTAACAATATATAGATTATGAGACATAAATGATCAGAAAAtgatttgaatacattttttttctcaaaaaccTGCAACAGAATGACATGCAAAATGTAATAACCCTTTATAATAAATCTGAGCCAGACAGGAAAGCAAACTATTAAATCAACACAATCATTGATGAGACAATGACTTTTAATGAGAATGCAGAGAGCATTTTTAAGAAAGCTAACCGACGACTGTTCACAGGAGGCTGAGGGGTATTGGTGTTAGCCAACACATTCTTGAAATGAATCCCATCATTTAACAGAACAGCTTGGTATGGCTACCTGAGTGTAAAGAGCAAACACATGCTCTCTAAGACTGTTAACGTTGCAGAGAAGGTGATTGgcaagtcacaaaaacaactttgcaATGTATTTGACAGTGCTGTTCACAGGACGGCTAAACACATAGTGGTCGATACCTCACACCCACTGCACTCAGAGTCTGAAGTGCTTCCGTCCGGCCGTCGATTTAGGGCCCCAAGGGCCAGCCGGAACAAACACAAGAAGTCTTTTTATTCCCTATGGTGTACAGGCGTTGAACACAAAATGACTGCAGCTTGCATGGAACACTTGTTACTCATTTCTTATCTTATAAGATTTGCTCtgtggtatttatttattttacctatCTGTTGCTACCTGCTCATTTCCTCTATCGTACGTTGtacatgttgtatgtttttaatggcGTGGCTTGTTATGTggattgtatgtattttttatttttatttttatcatacCTCCTTTGGGAGAAGCCGAAGACAAATTTCCACCTAGGTGGAAAATAGAATAAATCAATCATGTAGGCCTAATCCTAAAAAAGAAACTCTTTGCATACTGACATGAATCTGCAGGTAAAAAAAGTAAGAATATAACTGTATATCTACAAGGTGTACTTTTCACATACCAATCATCATCCGTCATAATTACACTTAAAAAGGACCGCGTCATAATTTGTTGCCATATGTGCAACATTATCTAACAGACACACCACT
Proteins encoded in this window:
- the LOC130187006 gene encoding uncharacterized protein LOC130187006; this encodes MAESEFLDTEEEVVVTLEEVTVRVSYTTRGAEKQEDESDSVMQPLLQHKHQDNRDENHKADTQTTTDGADQKTSVPQELESAGRDQPGCTGSVGSVFSDSSWHECPICSELFDSHEDHRVTLLHCNHTLCHRCIAGIMKRAKDPGRLQCPFCRQTTPFPQWEIRRLQEESYFHSVCEPAPSLITSPGPELQAVPTSPSCCFALERQLEAHTHRNICGCCVYPSCLIGGLRLMRQHSLYFSVTALLLLFLVLLGCFLYMAVPAIMQSILLGNG